The following are from one region of the Salvia splendens isolate huo1 chromosome 2, SspV2, whole genome shotgun sequence genome:
- the LOC121759659 gene encoding axial regulator YABBY 1-like: MSSSSAAFAAPDHHYHSPSEQLCYVHCTYCNTVLAVGVPCTSLFKTVTVRCGNCSNLLSVTVDMRGLLLPPANQLHLGHSFFSPQNLLEEIRSSPSNLLPNPNEPMMPIHDLPKPPVANRPPEKRQRVPSAYNRFIKDEIQRIKAGNPDISHREAFSAAAKNWAHFPHIHFGLMPDQPVKKQNVCQQEGDDVVMMKDGFLSAAANVGVSPF; encoded by the exons ATGTCCTCTTCCTCCGCCGCCTTCGCCGCTCCCGACCACCACTACCACTCCCCCTCCGAGCAGCTCTGCTACGTCCATTGCACCTACTGCAACACCGTCCTCGCT GTGGGGGTGCCGTGCACGAGCCTCTTCAAGACCGTGACGGTGCGATGCGGCAACTGCTCCAACCTCCTCTCCGTCACCGTCGACATGCGCGGCCTCCTCCTCCCGCCGGCCAATCAGCTCCACCTCGGCCACTCCTTCTTCTCCCCCCAGAATCTCCTc GAGGAGATCCGAAGCTCGCCTTCCAACCTGCTGCCGAATCCCAACGAGCCAATGATGCCGATCCACGACCTCCCCAAGCCTCCCGTAGCTAACAGAC CACCGGAGAAAAGACAGAGAGTGCCATCTGCTTACAACCGGTTCATCAA GGACGAGATCCAACGTATCAAAGCTGGAAACCCTGATATTAGCCACAGAGAGGCGTTCAGTGCCGCTGCAAAAAAT TGGGCCCACTTTCCTCATATTCACTTCGGACTGATGCCTGATCAACCCGTGAAGAAGCAAAATGTGTGTCAACAG GAAGGTGATGATGTTGTGATGATGAAAGATGGGTTTCTTTCTGCTGCTGCAAACGTGGGCGTGTCTCCCTTCTAA